The following nucleotide sequence is from Natronomonas pharaonis DSM 2160.
CGCTTGATTCCCTCGCGGACCTCTTCGGGGAGATTATACTGATAGCACATTGGCCCAAGGGGACGGGCGAACGGACCGGCCCAGACCACTTTGAGTTCCTCGGCGTTGATTTCGTCGTCGTTATCCATGACCTCGGGAATCGGGCCAGCTACCGGGCCGACTTCGTAGTCGCCGAGGTAGATACCGCGCACGCTTCGGAAATGACCACCGGAGAAGCTGATGTCGTAATCGTCGCCGGGGACGATTCCCTCCTGTTCTTCGAGGAACAGGGAGGGCTCGAGATGTCCTGAACCGGACGTTTGCTCGGTATGCACGACATCGCGGCCGACGAGGTCATCGACAGTATTGATGTCGTCGTTGTCGATCCGCGTGATTATCCACAACCGATTGCCAAAGGTACCGTCACCGTACGGCATCGAGAACGGGACCGCGCCGGTCATATTGACTGCGAACGGAACATTGCCGGCCGCAACCCGGGCGATATGCAGCCGCTCCGAACGGAAGGCTTCGGTCATCGCCGCGTATGAATCAATGACTTGCACCTCAACATCGCGGCCGGTTTCAGCGCTGATATTTTCAATGAGCGGGTCCAGTCCCTCCTGATACACCTGCTGTTCCTCGCCCGGCGTCCACGCGAACACGAGCGGGTCAGGGTCGATTATCTCGTCGGCTGTTTCCGGGTCACGCGGCGCTCGCCCGTATCTCGGCTCGTCACGGGGCTCGAAGTTCTCCTCGAGTTCTTCGATCGAAGCGCGAGCGAATCCTTCCTCAATGAGCCGCCCCGCCGGTTGTGGATATTCCGGATCAAGCGGGTCGAAGTCGGGAAACTCATCGTAGTTGACATCAACCTCCTCGTTTTCGCCACCAAGGCAACCTGCAAGTGCGCCAATACCAGCGGCGCCACCCACAGCTAGCATTTCACGTCGCGTCCGAGTACACTGGTCGTCCATTACCCGTTCGTACCACCCACGAGTTAAATGGGTTAATATGTTCGACGGTACACGGGGGGCCGAGCGGTTCTGCATTTCGAACCACTCGATTTCCCACTCACCCTCAGCAGTATCAAATGATTAGTCGTCCATTATATTGTTAATCGTGCATCCAACTTATACGCAAATAGGTTGAGGTAATCCAAACAAATATGCCCTGACGTTCCAACCCAAAAGCATGGGACCACGAGGTACGATACTGGAAAAGTTGGGTCGAAGCACCCTCGTTTCGACCGGCAGTGTTGGCGGAGTAGGTGGTCTGATAGGCAAGTCTACTGTGTCCGGCAGCCGAGATGACCCAATTACTCTGGCTGTTCTTGAGAACCGGTCAGGAAAATTTGCGGAGCTCGGGACCTCAAAGTGGCAAGCTAGTCGCCTCGCAGTCGAAGAGCTAAACGAAAGTGGAGGCGCACTCGGCCGTAAAATTGAGTTGATCGACCCGGACCCGGCGTCCGATGTAAAGCGGTACCGGCAACTGACCACCGAAATTCTTGAGGAGCGCGACGTAGACGCGATCTGGGCCGGCTATGCCTCTTCCGAGCGGGAAGTCGTTCGTCCGATAACGAATGCTCACAGACAGCTTTACTTCTACACGAACCAGTACGAAGGAGGGGTTTGTGACCGATATACGTTCCCTGTCGGAGCGACTGCCCGCCAGCAGCTTGGAGCTGTGCTCCCGTACCTCGTATCAGAATACGGACCGAAAATTTTCACCATTGCGGCGGACTACAACTTCGGCCATCTGTCCTCTGACTGGGTGGAGATTCTAGCAGCCGAGAACGACGCCGAGGTAATCGGCACGGAGTTTGTGCCGTTGTCGGAGACGTCTTTCGAGTGGCTGGTAGACAGAATCGAGGCCGCCGACCCCGACTTCGTCATGTCGATGCTCGTCGGGGACAACCACGCGGAGTTCTTCCGAGAAAAGGCCACCCGTGACCTCTCGATGCCTATCGGAACGTCAACTGCGATGGCGCAGGCGTTCGAACACAAGCGATACGAACCGCCAGCCTTCGCCGACGTGTACGCTGGCGTCAACTACATGGAAGAGCTCTCCACGCAGGAGAACACGACCTTCGTCGAGCGGTTTTACGAGATGTTCCCGGACGCGGACTACATCAACCAAGAAGCACAGAACAACTACGTCTCGATACATCTCTACGCGAAAGCCGTCGAGGCCGCAGGGACAACCGACCAAGATGCCGTGATAGAACAGCTGGAAAGCGGACTGTCGTTCGATGCCCCGGAAGGGAGAGTGGCCATCGACGGAGCAACACACCACATCAACCACACCATGCGAATCGCGAGGGCTGACGAAGACCACAATATCGAATTCTTCAACGAGCAGCGGATAGATGAGACATTTCTCTCGCAGACGGTCGGATGTGACCTCCGCGAAGTCGCCGAGACAACGCAGTACAGACCGGCACTGTTCCATCAGCAGGGGACATTCGACAGTATGCACGATGCGCTGGAAGATCGGGTACAAGATGCGCATGAATCAGAGAAATTGCGTGAGCAACTCGAAGCACGCACACAAGCGTACAGCGACGCGATGCGGGCGGCCGCAGAGGGCGACCTCACGACCCGCATGTCGACGGGCGCCAACAACGAGGCGCTGGCCGTAATCGCCGAGGAATTCAACGAGATGATCGCCGAGATGGAGCGAACACTCGCCGACATAGGTGAGTTCGCGGATGACGTAGCCAGCGCATCCCGGGAAGTCACCACCTCCACAGACGAGGTCAGAGCAACGAGCGAGTCCGTCGCCAGCTCTATCGATCAGATATCTGACGGGGCGGCCGACCAAAACGAATCGCTCCAAGTCGTTAACGACGAGATGAGCGACCTCTCGGCGACAATCGAAGAAGTCGCCGCCACCACCGACGAGGTCGCCGACGTTGCAGCCAAGACCGCAGCGGCCGGAAGCCACGGTCAAGAGGCCGCAACCGACGCAATAGCCGGCATGAATGAAACGGAGCAGAAAGCCGAGCAGGCCGTCGACGCTATCCACGAGCTTGAAGCAGAGGTGACAGAAATCGACGCTCTGATCGACCAAATTTCGGAAATCGCCGAGCAGACGAATATCTTAGCACTCAACGCCAACATTGAGGCTGCCCGCACCGGCGGCGACGGTGAGAGCAACGGTGATGGGTTCGCCGTGGTCGCAAACGAAGTCAAGGAGCTCTCTGAGGAAGTAAAGCAGGCCGCCGAGTCGGCCGAAAGTCGCGTCGAGGCGATTCAAGAGCGAACGGACCGCTCGACGACAGCGGTCGAGGCAACGAGCGAGCGCATCGCGGGAGCCTCCGAGCAAGTAACCGAAGCAGTCGAAGCGCTGGAAGAAATCGCAGCGTACGCCGACGAGACCAACGATGGTATCCAAGAAATCTCCAACACGACTGAAGACCAAGCGACATCGACTGAGGAGACAGTCTCGATGATAGACGAGGTGGCGTCGATAAGCGAAGAGACGACAACGGAAGCAGAGTCGGTGGCCGCAGCAGCAGAAGAACAGTCGGCATCGCTAGCAGAGGTTTCTGCTTCGGCGACAGAACTCTCAGAGCGGGCGGCAGAGCTGTCAGAGGCGATAAGCCGTTTTGAGGTCGGGGCCGATCTCGACGACGACGCCGTTGACACATCCGGCGCAGCTGAGCCAGGCGTCTCCGACTAGCGCACAGCGCCGGTATCGCCGATACCCAGCGGCTGCGATTCTGGGAAACGATTATGCCAACCGTTCGCACAAAATACGTGACAGGGCAAAGAGCGGCCACTTAGCTCTCGGCAGGCCGATTAGTCGTCGTCGGGGGTGTAGGCCCCTGGACGCTTCTCGATGGTGTAGACCCACAGAATCTGGTCATCCTGGACTGCCTTACAACCGAGACGAAACGCACCGATACGGAGCTTCGAATGCGGCGCACCGGTGAGTGGCTCCAGGTAGTCGCTCGGATCACGCCACTGGTCGGTGACAATCTCGTCAAGCTTCGAGACGATGCGCTCCTGCTCGTGCGGCTGGAGCTTCTCGTACTCACGTTCTGCGGGATCAGTGAGCCTCCAGTCCCATTCGTCATCACTCGCCGGCATCCATGTCCTTGTTCAGACGCGCTCGGATCTCGTCGCTGCTGTAGGTTCGCCCCTCAGCGGTCGCCAGCTGGTGTTCGCTCGCGGCGATGTCCTTCCAACCCTTCCGCGAGAACGTGGGGTGTTTCACGGCATCACGGAGCGCCCACCGGATAAACTCGCTCCGGGACGGGAAGTCTTCGGCCCGCCAAGTCGCATCAAGGTCGTCAAGGAACGCCTCCGGAATCTTGAGCGTGATGGTGGTCATGTTAGGGTCGTCATTGGCCCCTGCGTCAGCGTCGGACATACATCTGTATTACCTCCGTATTACCATAAGCATTGTCGGTGGGTCGGAGTTCACTTCCTCCCGCACTTGACTCTCGCCTCGCGCCGACGTCCCGTGTCGGTCAACACCCAAACCCGAACCGTGAGGTCCGTGAAAGTCGGGACCTCCACCAGCCCCGATGCCGCCCGATAATACACACCGCCGCTTTTCGATCCGCGTGGTCTTGGAATCCACACTGTCTGCATTTGAACCGTTTCTTCTGACGATTCCCACGCGACGTATGCTGACACATCCGGCGCAGCTGAGCCAGGCGTCTCCGACTAGCGCACAGCGCCGGTATCGCTGATACCCAGCGGCTGCGATTCTGGGAAACGATTATGCCAACTGTTCGCACAAAATACGTGACAGGGCAAAGAGCGGCCACTTAGCGGGAGTGTGAGTTCCAGAGGCTACACAAAAGCATGACCGAGACAGAACGGAACGTCGGCGAGCTAACGGACGAAGAACTGCTTGCAGAATACAAATCAACGGTAGCATTTCGGCGACAAGAACGAGAGTGGGGAGAAATCGCGCCCGAATTGGATATGAAAATCCAAGCGATCGAGGAGGAGATTCTGGAGCGAATGGGGTAAGCTCAAAGCACAGCGAGGGCGTCCAGCTGTTCGTCGGTCGCAACTGATATTTCGACGCCGCTGCAAGGTGTAGCCATTGATATGTCCGAGGACACTGGCGAGGAAACTGATGGAGAATCCGTTGCGGAGCGTCTCGACACCGTCGAAGAACAGATCGATAAGCTGGGCTTCGAGAATATCGATAGCCGGGTCAAAACCATTGAGAGCGAACAGGCAGAGCTTCGGGCCGACCTCGAGGAACTGGTAGAACGGATCCGTAGCGAAGGCGAAGAGACGCCGCACATTGACTCAGTCGAAATGCTATACGAGCGTCTTGGAACGCTCGAAACCAATATTGCGACGCTCCGAGACTCGCTCGAAGAGGTCGTCAAGGACGGCCAGTGACCTGAACATCTGGGGCACCGACTGCAGCCGTCGGTGCTGTTCCAGGCTTGATTTGCTACTACTTGTCTTCACCCGTCGAGTGCGTCCAATCGGCTGTACTCATCCTCCGAGAGTGAAATCGAGGCGGCGGCGACGTTCTCTTCGAGGTGTGCAACGCTCCCGGTCCCCGGGATGGGCAACACCATGTCCGAGTGCTCAAGCAGCCATGCGAGCGCAATCTGGTAGATTGTGGCGTCGTGTGCGTCGGCGATCGATTCGATAGCGTCGTGTCCGGAGAGCGACCCAGCGGCAATCGGAAAATAAGGCATAAAGCCGATCCCGTGGTCCTCGCAGGCTTGGAGGACGTCTTCGTGGTCGCGACTCAAGACGTTGTACTGGTTTTGCACTGTTGCAATCTCGACATGGTCTCTGGCCTGCTCGAGTTGGTCGACGGTGACGTTCGAGAGGCCGATGTGGTCGACAAGCCCCTCGTCTTTGAGCTCTGCGAACGCCGTGACACTGTCTTCGAACGGCGTGTCCGGGTCAGGGCTGTGTAGTTGGTGAACCGCCTCGGGGTCAAGCCCCGAGGCTTCCCGTTTCGATGACGCGACTTGCAGGAACCGACGAAGACCGGCCTCCATCGGTTTCCACAGCGGTCGCAGTCTCCACGGGCGTGACTTCGGCCTGTCCCAGACCTAACTCCCGAAGACCGCGAGAAAGAACGTTGTACGACGCATTCGCGTCCCTGTCCGCCTCGAACCCACACGTCGGACATGAGTGTTCCCGCACCCACAACGGCTTCTCCGTCTCGACGCCACACTCGGCGCACTCTTTGGTTGTCCCCGCAGGGTTCACTTGGACAACGTGCGTGCCGTACAGGTCGCCCTTATACTCCAGCATATTGATGAACCCACGCCACGCAGCGTCCTGCTTATTCCGGGCGTTCCCCCGCTGTTGAAGCATCCCTGAGACGTTCAAATCCTCCACGAACACGGCGTCATACGTCTTGACCAGCCATGTCGTGAGTTTGTGCTGGAAATCTTCGACTTTCCGCTTGATTCGACGTTTGACTTTGGCGACCTCCCGGCGTTGTTTCTTCCAGTTGTTGCTCCTATGTTCTTTTCGGGAGAGATTGCGCTGTTCCCGACGCAGGCGTTCGTACTCGTCGGAGAGGTTAAGCCAGTCCACGCTGTCGCCATCGCTCGTATAGATGTAGTTGGTGATGCCGAGGTCGATGCCGACACAATCCTCGGCATCCAAGTCATCCACGTCGGGTTTCTCGGGGAGCGTGGTGTCTTCGACTTCGAGGCCAAACGTGACGTACCACTCGCCAGTCGTTTCTTTCTTCAGCGTGACTTCTTTGATAGTGGCGTTGTCGGGGATAGGGCGGTGGTAGCGGATGGGGATGTCACCGATTTTCGAAAGCCAGAGCGTGGCAGTCCGACCACTCGTGTTTTTGAGTTCGAAGCCGGACTGCGAGTACGTCACACTCTGGTATTCTCGCGGCGGTTTCCACTTGAGCCACCCGACCTTGTGCCCGTTCTGTTTCTTCTCGGAAAGGTTCGATAGGTTATCGTAGAAGCGTTCGACGGTTTTCTGCAACGCCTTCGAGTGGACTTCCGAGAACACGGACCATTCGTCTTTCCACTCGGTGAGGCGCTTCTGGTGTTGATACGCCGAACCGATGTTGTCCTCGTCAGTGTCGAGGGCGTTGTATTCGTAGCGGGTGTGGTTGTAGGCTTGGCGGTGGATGTCGATGTGGCGTTCCGCTTCCGCAGCCACACCTGTTCGGTCAGGATAGGCACAGAAGCGGTAGTCGTACCACATCGCCGTACCGTGATTATTGGCATATTTCGACTTAATGGTTTGGTCCACAAGTTGTCGGCTTCATCCACGGGGTCAAGCCCCGTGGCATTCGCCTCGACAGCCTGTAAAGGTCGATCGAGTCCACGCCGAGACGGTCACGGCTGACAAGCGCCTGATTGCGGATATACTCGGGGGCGGCGTGGTTGAGCCACTCGCCGTTGCTGTTCCGGAGCAGCCCGGCCTTGGTGGCAATCGTCACAGCGTCCGTATCAATCGCTTCGCCAAGTAGGCGCTCGCTAACGCCCGGGCCGTAGGAGTCGGCAGTATCGATAAAGTCGACGCCGAGTTCGACGGCTCGCTGGGCGACCGCTTTGGCGGACTGCTCGTCCGCAGGGGGCCCGATGATATCTTCGCCACAGAGGCGCATTGCGCCAAAGCCCAGTCGGTTCACAGTCATATCGCCGCCGAGGTCGAACGTATCGCTCTCGTTTGTGAGCGTCACACTTCGTCTACGTGCAGCGGTGAATTAGCTCTAGGGTTGCGTAACTGTTACAGAATTCAGTAACAAATAGTAATGTCTAGTTATATACAGTAGCACAACTCACTTCCAGAATGCTTATAAATAACTAACTAATACCTAATTGTATGGGCGAAGGGGATTCAACCAATGTCAATATTGAACTCGAACAGGAGGATTTCGAGTTTCTCAAAGAGTACAAAGATGAAATGGGGTGGACGTGGGAAGGACTGCTCAAAGCTGGCACGCCTTTCCGAGAGTGGAAACAACAGCAGTACGCCAATGACAATCCAGAATGACACAACTTACCGAACAGTTCCACCTGCCAGACGAGTACCACGACGCCTGTGACCGACTAACGGCGCTCGTCCAGAAACACGCACAGCGGTTGCTCGCTGAGGAATACTGGCGTGACGAGCATCTTGACGCCATCAGCGACCACTCGGGCCAGTCCTACACCTACATCCGCGCGACGACCACGACGCCTTCGAAGACGCCGAAGAATACGTCTACAGTCGATTCAAACGGTGCGTCTACCATCGCGTTACGCACGTTCTCGACGCCCACAGCGACGAATATCACGCCTTCCAGTTCGTGACTGACACGGTTGCCGAGCGCAAGATTCGACGCATTGGCTGGCACAGACTCCGCCAACGGTTGTTCGACGAGGACTCACCATACATCGAATGGCGCATATTGGAGTCGGTCGTCGACCAACTCAACAGCTACTACGACACACATGGCCGCTTCCCCGAGGCGTACACAGAGCTAGTCAAGACGCCCCAACCCAACGGCACACTGCCGTTTGCACCGGACAAGGGCGACTACCACATCCACGAACTGACAGTCGAAGACGGTGAACTCCGCTTCGTGTTGAATGCGCCGGACTCGCTCTCGCCGGAAAGCTACCACGACTGGACAAAACACGTACTTCGCTTCTCAACGCATTCCCGGTTTCAGCAGATGCTCGACGCAGGAGTCGTGAAAGCACCGACACTCCACGCTTCCGGCCACGGCTACACGCTTGACGTGCCTGTTGCTGTGCCCGAACAGGACACTGAGACGGTTGCCGACCGCGTGTTAGCGGCCGATCTCGGCGTTAAAAAGCAGGCCACGGCAGTCGTTCTTGACAGTGGCGACGTGGCACACGAACAGGTGACGCCGCCACAGTTTCTCGACCATCCAGCGAAAGATAAACTGTTTCGGGTGAAAGCCGACGCCGAAGGCATCAACGACCGGCTTGCAGAACTCCGCAGACAGGGCAAAGCACACACGGAACGGTTTGACCACTTGCTTAGTGAGTACCGCCAGACGCGGCGAAAAGAACGCCGTCTTCGTGAGCAAATTCAACACGACGTAGCCAACCAGTTGGTGTGGCTCGCTGCCAAGGATGGTTGTGAAACCATCGTGTTCGAGTCACTCGGCCAACTTGACGCAGGCGACACAAGTGGAGAAGTCGCGTGGTCGATCTCGTCGTGGGCACGAGGAG
It contains:
- a CDS encoding urea ABC transporter substrate-binding protein; its protein translation is MGPRGTILEKLGRSTLVSTGSVGGVGGLIGKSTVSGSRDDPITLAVLENRSGKFAELGTSKWQASRLAVEELNESGGALGRKIELIDPDPASDVKRYRQLTTEILEERDVDAIWAGYASSEREVVRPITNAHRQLYFYTNQYEGGVCDRYTFPVGATARQQLGAVLPYLVSEYGPKIFTIAADYNFGHLSSDWVEILAAENDAEVIGTEFVPLSETSFEWLVDRIEAADPDFVMSMLVGDNHAEFFREKATRDLSMPIGTSTAMAQAFEHKRYEPPAFADVYAGVNYMEELSTQENTTFVERFYEMFPDADYINQEAQNNYVSIHLYAKAVEAAGTTDQDAVIEQLESGLSFDAPEGRVAIDGATHHINHTMRIARADEDHNIEFFNEQRIDETFLSQTVGCDLREVAETTQYRPALFHQQGTFDSMHDALEDRVQDAHESEKLREQLEARTQAYSDAMRAAAEGDLTTRMSTGANNEALAVIAEEFNEMIAEMERTLADIGEFADDVASASREVTTSTDEVRATSESVASSIDQISDGAADQNESLQVVNDEMSDLSATIEEVAATTDEVADVAAKTAAAGSHGQEAATDAIAGMNETEQKAEQAVDAIHELEAEVTEIDALIDQISEIAEQTNILALNANIEAARTGGDGESNGDGFAVVANEVKELSEEVKQAAESAESRVEAIQERTDRSTTAVEATSERIAGASEQVTEAVEALEEIAAYADETNDGIQEISNTTEDQATSTEETVSMIDEVASISEETTTEAESVAAAAEEQSASLAEVSASATELSERAAELSEAISRFEVGADLDDDAVDTSGAAEPGVSD
- a CDS encoding ribbon-helix-helix domain-containing protein, with amino-acid sequence MSDADAGANDDPNMTTITLKIPEAFLDDLDATWRAEDFPSRSEFIRWALRDAVKHPTFSRKGWKDIAASEHQLATAEGRTYSSDEIRARLNKDMDAGE
- a CDS encoding RNA-guided endonuclease InsQ/TnpB family protein, which translates into the protein MTDTVAERKIRRIGWHRLRQRLFDEDSPYIEWRILESVVDQLNSYYDTHGRFPEAYTELVKTPQPNGTLPFAPDKGDYHIHELTVEDGELRFVLNAPDSLSPESYHDWTKHVLRFSTHSRFQQMLDAGVVKAPTLHASGHGYTLDVPVAVPEQDTETVADRVLAADLGVKKQATAVVLDSGDVAHEQVTPPQFLDHPAKDKLFRVKADAEGINDRLAELRRQGKAHTERFDHLLSEYRQTRRKERRLREQIQHDVANQLVWLAAKDGCETIVFESLGQLDAGDTSGEVAWSISSWARGELLDHVEYKAGLLGIDVTTVNPWGTSRFCPRCGERGETVNAPNDHTECRHGGHFHCPNCGYEGDRDVVGAVNVGRKHLSDSKMETATPAEYISAGKHASFSSRRAGCARSAGVQSATDEQDQASGRQTHLSQFRARSLTAKSGEKDMSGLQPNHGGKTGLRWPRRSVTQTVLVSTTDCG
- the phnD gene encoding phosphate/phosphite/phosphonate ABC transporter substrate-binding protein; translated protein: MDDQCTRTRREMLAVGGAAGIGALAGCLGGENEEVDVNYDEFPDFDPLDPEYPQPAGRLIEEGFARASIEELEENFEPRDEPRYGRAPRDPETADEIIDPDPLVFAWTPGEEQQVYQEGLDPLIENISAETGRDVEVQVIDSYAAMTEAFRSERLHIARVAAGNVPFAVNMTGAVPFSMPYGDGTFGNRLWIITRIDNDDINTVDDLVGRDVVHTEQTSGSGHLEPSLFLEEQEGIVPGDDYDISFSGGHFRSVRGIYLGDYEVGPVAGPIPEVMDNDDEINAEELKVVWAGPFARPLGPMCYQYNLPEEVREGIKRAHFDYDYGGTDLYEIVNRFDTFAPIDYATHYDPVLQVHEEQGIEYIEDNLD
- a CDS encoding type II toxin-antitoxin system RelE family toxin: MPASDDEWDWRLTDPAEREYEKLQPHEQERIVSKLDEIVTDQWRDPSDYLEPLTGAPHSKLRIGAFRLGCKAVQDDQILWVYTIEKRPGAYTPDDD
- a CDS encoding RNA-guided endonuclease InsQ/TnpB family protein, translating into MWYDYRFCAYPDRTGVAAEAERHIDIHRQAYNHTRYEYNALDTDEDNIGSAYQHQKRLTEWKDEWSVFSEVHSKALQKTVERFYDNLSNLSEKKQNGHKVGWLKWKPPREYQSVTYSQSGFELKNTSGRTATLWLSKIGDIPIRYHRPIPDNATIKEVTLKKETTGEWYVTFGLEVEDTTLPEKPDVDDLDAEDCVGIDLGITNYIYTSDGDSVDWLNLSDEYERLRREQRNLSRKEHRSNNWKKQRREVAKVKRRIKRKVEDFQHKLTTWLVKTYDAVFVEDLNVSGMLQQRGNARNKQDAAWRGFINMLEYKGDLYGTHVVQVNPAGTTKECAECGVETEKPLWVREHSCPTCGFEADRDANASYNVLSRGLRELGLGQAEVTPVETATAVETDGGRSSSVPASRVIETGSLGA